In the Carassius gibelio isolate Cgi1373 ecotype wild population from Czech Republic chromosome B24, carGib1.2-hapl.c, whole genome shotgun sequence genome, one interval contains:
- the LOC128012852 gene encoding zinc finger MYND domain-containing protein 11 isoform X3, protein MSRVVKKRQADPKVVQYVWSAIEVIRNQKQIANMDRISKYLSRVYGMHPKDTARQLVLAVKDGLVVETLTVGCKGSKAGIEQEGYWLPGDEMDWEAESHDWYCFECHLPGDVLECDGCFRVYHLRCLSEDHRPRDTTSHWQCGICRGSKRKNLNKQEMTTYLKFILGRMKERAVDLHKRGKETKQPLYRRLIHTLLDVDNIQENISEGKYKSFEEFRADAQLIVHNTAILHGVNSDQTEIARLLYNDTCHELNELMLCRHCFYLSNARPDNWFCYPCSPTHELVWARMKGFGYWPAKVMQRESGQVDVRFFGHQHQRAWIPSDNIQEITVNVQQLQVKRSLGWKKACDELELHQRFLREGRTWKGKLEEKHDRSDRHERQEDRQEEAESSISSTSNEQSKGNQEPKAKKSRRSQVAEPKEEEPEPEMEAVSSSQEIPTAAPHQPERMSVSTQTKKSGSPPSSSSPAPRMMHRGSQTVSEVSCQNMCHDKYTKIFSDVKEMMKAENKRETERVLKEALDKLRAEMEEEKRQAVNKAVSNTQAEMERKCKQVKEKCKEELMEEMKKMVAQHKQLLSQTKKKQWCYNCEEEAMYHCCWNTSYCSIKCQQEHWHADHKRTCRRKR, encoded by the exons ATGTCGAGGGTGGTGAAAAAGAGGCAAGCAGACCCCAAAGTGGTTCAGTATGTCTGGTCGGCCATCGAAGTCATCCGCAATCAGAAACAAATCGCAAACATGGACAGAATCTCAAA ATATTTAAGTCGTGTGTATGGGATGCACCCTAAAGACACGGCCAGGCAGCTAGTTTTGGCTGTCAAAGACGGTCTGGTGGTGGAGACGCTCACAGTGGGCTGCAAAGGTTCCAAGGCCGGGATCGAACAGGAGGGATACTGGCTTCCAGGAGACGAGATG gactgGGAAGCAGAAAGTCATGACTGGTACTGTTTTGAGTGTCACCTTCCTGGAGACGTGCTGGAGTGTGACGGCTGTTTCCGTGTCTACCACCTCCGCTGTCTGTCTGAAGACCACCGGCCACGCGACACAACCTCCCACTGGCAGTGCGGCATCTGCAGG GGCAGTAAAAGGAAGAATTTGAACAAACAGGAAATGACAACATACCTAAAGTTCATTCTTGGACGCATGAAGGAAAGG GCTGTGGACCTGCACAAGAGAGGCAAGGAGACAAAGCAACCCCTGTACAGAAGACTGATCCACACGCTTCTGGATGTGGATAACATACAAGAG AACATCTCCGAGGGGAAGTACAAGAGCTTTGAGGAGTTCAGGGCTGACGCTCAGCTGATAGTTCACAACACAGCCATTCTGCACGGAG TCAACAGCGATCAGACCGAAATCGCAAGACTGCTCTACAACGACACATGCCACGAG CTGAACGAGTTAATGCTGTGCAGACACTGCTTCTATCTCTCGAACGCACGGCCTGACAACTGGTTCTGTTACCCATGT AGTCCGACTCACGAGCTGGTGTGGGCCCGGATGAAGGGCTTCGGTTATTGGCCTGCAAAGGTGATGCAGAGAGAGAGCGGTCAGGTGGATGTTCGGTTCTTTGGTCATCAGCACCAAAG GGCGTGGATTCCTTCCGACAACATCCAGGAGATCACAGTTAACGTGCAGCAGCTGCAGGTGAAGCGCAGCTTGGGGTGGAAGAAAGCGTGTGATGAGCTGGAGCTCCACCAGCGGTTCCTGAGGGAGGGCCGAACCTGGAAGGGGAAGCTGGAAGAGAAGCATGACCGGTCGGACAGGCACGAAAGACAGGAAGACAGACAGGAAGAGGCGGAGTCGAGTATCTCCTCCACTTCCAACGAGCAG TCTAAAGGCAACCAAGAGCCCAAAGCTAAAAAGAGCCGCCGTTCCCAAGTCGCCGAACCCAAAGAAGAG GAACCGGAGCCTGAGATGGAAGCCGTCAGCTCGAGTCAAGAGATCCCAACAGCTGCTCCACATCAGCCCGAGCGTATGTCCGTCTCCACCCAGACCAAAAAGTCTGGCTCGCCGCCTTCCTCTTCCTCGCCAGCTCCTCGCATGATGCACCGAGGCTCTCAGACGGTCTCCGAGGTCAGCTGCCAAAACATGTGCCATGACAAATACACCAAGATCTTCAGCGATGTTAAAGAAATGATGAAAGCGGAGAACAAGCGGGAAACCGAACGCGTCCTGAAAGAGGCTCTGGACAAG TTGCGAGCAGAGATGGAGGAAGAGAAGAGGCAGGCGGTGAACAAAGCGGTGTCCAACACGCAGGCTGAGATGGAAAGAAAGTGCAAACAGGTGAAGGAGAAGTGCAAAGAGGAGCTCATGGAGGAGATGAAGAAGATGGTAGCTCAGCATAAACAACTTCTTTCCCAGACCAAGAAGAAGCAGTGG TGCTATAACTGTGAAGAAGAGGCGATGTACCACTGCTGCTGGAACACATCTTACTGCTCCATCAAATGCCAGCAGGAGCACTGGCACGCCGATCACAAACGTACCTGCCGCCGGAAGAGATGA
- the LOC128012852 gene encoding zinc finger MYND domain-containing protein 11 isoform X2, with protein sequence MSRVVKKRQADPKVVQYVWSAIEVIRNQKQIANMDRISKYLSRVYGMHPKDTARQLVLAVKDGLVVETLTVGCKGSKAGIEQEGYWLPGDEMEQMSEGSKDWEAESHDWYCFECHLPGDVLECDGCFRVYHLRCLSEDHRPRDTTSHWQCGICRGSKRKNLNKQEMTTYLKFILGRMKERAVDLHKRGKETKQPLYRRLIHTLLDVDNIQENISEGKYKSFEEFRADAQLIVHNTAILHGVNSDQTEIARLLYNDTCHELNELMLCRHCFYLSNARPDNWFCYPCSPTHELVWARMKGFGYWPAKVMQRESGQVDVRFFGHQHQRAWIPSDNIQEITVNVQQLQVKRSLGWKKACDELELHQRFLREGRTWKGKLEEKHDRSDRHERQEDRQEEAESSISSTSNEQSKGNQEPKAKKSRRSQVAEPKEEEPEPEMEAVSSSQEIPTAAPHQPERMSVSTQTKKSGSPPSSSSPAPRMMHRGSQTVSEVSCQNMCHDKYTKIFSDVKEMMKAENKRETERVLKEALDKLRAEMEEEKRQAVNKAVSNTQAEMERKCKQVKEKCKEELMEEMKKMVAQHKQLLSQTKKKQWCYNCEEEAMYHCCWNTSYCSIKCQQEHWHADHKRTCRRKR encoded by the exons ATGTCGAGGGTGGTGAAAAAGAGGCAAGCAGACCCCAAAGTGGTTCAGTATGTCTGGTCGGCCATCGAAGTCATCCGCAATCAGAAACAAATCGCAAACATGGACAGAATCTCAAA ATATTTAAGTCGTGTGTATGGGATGCACCCTAAAGACACGGCCAGGCAGCTAGTTTTGGCTGTCAAAGACGGTCTGGTGGTGGAGACGCTCACAGTGGGCTGCAAAGGTTCCAAGGCCGGGATCGAACAGGAGGGATACTGGCTTCCAGGAGACGAGATG GAGCAGATGTCAGAGGGAAGCAAG gactgGGAAGCAGAAAGTCATGACTGGTACTGTTTTGAGTGTCACCTTCCTGGAGACGTGCTGGAGTGTGACGGCTGTTTCCGTGTCTACCACCTCCGCTGTCTGTCTGAAGACCACCGGCCACGCGACACAACCTCCCACTGGCAGTGCGGCATCTGCAGG GGCAGTAAAAGGAAGAATTTGAACAAACAGGAAATGACAACATACCTAAAGTTCATTCTTGGACGCATGAAGGAAAGG GCTGTGGACCTGCACAAGAGAGGCAAGGAGACAAAGCAACCCCTGTACAGAAGACTGATCCACACGCTTCTGGATGTGGATAACATACAAGAG AACATCTCCGAGGGGAAGTACAAGAGCTTTGAGGAGTTCAGGGCTGACGCTCAGCTGATAGTTCACAACACAGCCATTCTGCACGGAG TCAACAGCGATCAGACCGAAATCGCAAGACTGCTCTACAACGACACATGCCACGAG CTGAACGAGTTAATGCTGTGCAGACACTGCTTCTATCTCTCGAACGCACGGCCTGACAACTGGTTCTGTTACCCATGT AGTCCGACTCACGAGCTGGTGTGGGCCCGGATGAAGGGCTTCGGTTATTGGCCTGCAAAGGTGATGCAGAGAGAGAGCGGTCAGGTGGATGTTCGGTTCTTTGGTCATCAGCACCAAAG GGCGTGGATTCCTTCCGACAACATCCAGGAGATCACAGTTAACGTGCAGCAGCTGCAGGTGAAGCGCAGCTTGGGGTGGAAGAAAGCGTGTGATGAGCTGGAGCTCCACCAGCGGTTCCTGAGGGAGGGCCGAACCTGGAAGGGGAAGCTGGAAGAGAAGCATGACCGGTCGGACAGGCACGAAAGACAGGAAGACAGACAGGAAGAGGCGGAGTCGAGTATCTCCTCCACTTCCAACGAGCAG TCTAAAGGCAACCAAGAGCCCAAAGCTAAAAAGAGCCGCCGTTCCCAAGTCGCCGAACCCAAAGAAGAG GAACCGGAGCCTGAGATGGAAGCCGTCAGCTCGAGTCAAGAGATCCCAACAGCTGCTCCACATCAGCCCGAGCGTATGTCCGTCTCCACCCAGACCAAAAAGTCTGGCTCGCCGCCTTCCTCTTCCTCGCCAGCTCCTCGCATGATGCACCGAGGCTCTCAGACGGTCTCCGAGGTCAGCTGCCAAAACATGTGCCATGACAAATACACCAAGATCTTCAGCGATGTTAAAGAAATGATGAAAGCGGAGAACAAGCGGGAAACCGAACGCGTCCTGAAAGAGGCTCTGGACAAG TTGCGAGCAGAGATGGAGGAAGAGAAGAGGCAGGCGGTGAACAAAGCGGTGTCCAACACGCAGGCTGAGATGGAAAGAAAGTGCAAACAGGTGAAGGAGAAGTGCAAAGAGGAGCTCATGGAGGAGATGAAGAAGATGGTAGCTCAGCATAAACAACTTCTTTCCCAGACCAAGAAGAAGCAGTGG TGCTATAACTGTGAAGAAGAGGCGATGTACCACTGCTGCTGGAACACATCTTACTGCTCCATCAAATGCCAGCAGGAGCACTGGCACGCCGATCACAAACGTACCTGCCGCCGGAAGAGATGA
- the LOC128012852 gene encoding zinc finger MYND domain-containing protein 11 isoform X1, which translates to MSRVVKKRQADPKVVQYVWSAIEVIRNQKQIANMDRISKYLSRVYGMHPKDTARQLVLAVKDGLVVETLTVGCKGSKAGIEQEGYWLPGDEMEQMSEGSKPSLPSEALFQDDWEAESHDWYCFECHLPGDVLECDGCFRVYHLRCLSEDHRPRDTTSHWQCGICRGSKRKNLNKQEMTTYLKFILGRMKERAVDLHKRGKETKQPLYRRLIHTLLDVDNIQENISEGKYKSFEEFRADAQLIVHNTAILHGVNSDQTEIARLLYNDTCHELNELMLCRHCFYLSNARPDNWFCYPCSPTHELVWARMKGFGYWPAKVMQRESGQVDVRFFGHQHQRAWIPSDNIQEITVNVQQLQVKRSLGWKKACDELELHQRFLREGRTWKGKLEEKHDRSDRHERQEDRQEEAESSISSTSNEQSKGNQEPKAKKSRRSQVAEPKEEEPEPEMEAVSSSQEIPTAAPHQPERMSVSTQTKKSGSPPSSSSPAPRMMHRGSQTVSEVSCQNMCHDKYTKIFSDVKEMMKAENKRETERVLKEALDKLRAEMEEEKRQAVNKAVSNTQAEMERKCKQVKEKCKEELMEEMKKMVAQHKQLLSQTKKKQWCYNCEEEAMYHCCWNTSYCSIKCQQEHWHADHKRTCRRKR; encoded by the exons ATGTCGAGGGTGGTGAAAAAGAGGCAAGCAGACCCCAAAGTGGTTCAGTATGTCTGGTCGGCCATCGAAGTCATCCGCAATCAGAAACAAATCGCAAACATGGACAGAATCTCAAA ATATTTAAGTCGTGTGTATGGGATGCACCCTAAAGACACGGCCAGGCAGCTAGTTTTGGCTGTCAAAGACGGTCTGGTGGTGGAGACGCTCACAGTGGGCTGCAAAGGTTCCAAGGCCGGGATCGAACAGGAGGGATACTGGCTTCCAGGAGACGAGATG GAGCAGATGTCAGAGGGAAGCAAG CCCTCTCTGCCTTCTGAAGCTCTTTTCCAAGAT gactgGGAAGCAGAAAGTCATGACTGGTACTGTTTTGAGTGTCACCTTCCTGGAGACGTGCTGGAGTGTGACGGCTGTTTCCGTGTCTACCACCTCCGCTGTCTGTCTGAAGACCACCGGCCACGCGACACAACCTCCCACTGGCAGTGCGGCATCTGCAGG GGCAGTAAAAGGAAGAATTTGAACAAACAGGAAATGACAACATACCTAAAGTTCATTCTTGGACGCATGAAGGAAAGG GCTGTGGACCTGCACAAGAGAGGCAAGGAGACAAAGCAACCCCTGTACAGAAGACTGATCCACACGCTTCTGGATGTGGATAACATACAAGAG AACATCTCCGAGGGGAAGTACAAGAGCTTTGAGGAGTTCAGGGCTGACGCTCAGCTGATAGTTCACAACACAGCCATTCTGCACGGAG TCAACAGCGATCAGACCGAAATCGCAAGACTGCTCTACAACGACACATGCCACGAG CTGAACGAGTTAATGCTGTGCAGACACTGCTTCTATCTCTCGAACGCACGGCCTGACAACTGGTTCTGTTACCCATGT AGTCCGACTCACGAGCTGGTGTGGGCCCGGATGAAGGGCTTCGGTTATTGGCCTGCAAAGGTGATGCAGAGAGAGAGCGGTCAGGTGGATGTTCGGTTCTTTGGTCATCAGCACCAAAG GGCGTGGATTCCTTCCGACAACATCCAGGAGATCACAGTTAACGTGCAGCAGCTGCAGGTGAAGCGCAGCTTGGGGTGGAAGAAAGCGTGTGATGAGCTGGAGCTCCACCAGCGGTTCCTGAGGGAGGGCCGAACCTGGAAGGGGAAGCTGGAAGAGAAGCATGACCGGTCGGACAGGCACGAAAGACAGGAAGACAGACAGGAAGAGGCGGAGTCGAGTATCTCCTCCACTTCCAACGAGCAG TCTAAAGGCAACCAAGAGCCCAAAGCTAAAAAGAGCCGCCGTTCCCAAGTCGCCGAACCCAAAGAAGAG GAACCGGAGCCTGAGATGGAAGCCGTCAGCTCGAGTCAAGAGATCCCAACAGCTGCTCCACATCAGCCCGAGCGTATGTCCGTCTCCACCCAGACCAAAAAGTCTGGCTCGCCGCCTTCCTCTTCCTCGCCAGCTCCTCGCATGATGCACCGAGGCTCTCAGACGGTCTCCGAGGTCAGCTGCCAAAACATGTGCCATGACAAATACACCAAGATCTTCAGCGATGTTAAAGAAATGATGAAAGCGGAGAACAAGCGGGAAACCGAACGCGTCCTGAAAGAGGCTCTGGACAAG TTGCGAGCAGAGATGGAGGAAGAGAAGAGGCAGGCGGTGAACAAAGCGGTGTCCAACACGCAGGCTGAGATGGAAAGAAAGTGCAAACAGGTGAAGGAGAAGTGCAAAGAGGAGCTCATGGAGGAGATGAAGAAGATGGTAGCTCAGCATAAACAACTTCTTTCCCAGACCAAGAAGAAGCAGTGG TGCTATAACTGTGAAGAAGAGGCGATGTACCACTGCTGCTGGAACACATCTTACTGCTCCATCAAATGCCAGCAGGAGCACTGGCACGCCGATCACAAACGTACCTGCCGCCGGAAGAGATGA